Genomic window (Electrophorus electricus isolate fEleEle1 chromosome 25, fEleEle1.pri, whole genome shotgun sequence):
GGGTCAATACTTTGCGAGGCTGCACTGTTGGCCTCTGctggcagtggtagctcggtggttaaggtacttgactagtaatcagaaggttgctggttcaagtcccactgctaccaagctgccactgttgggcccctgagcaagaccctcagtCTCTCttaattgtaagtggctttggataaaagcgtcagctaaatgccgtaaaatgtaaatgtattgggGAGGGTGGGTTATTCTCCTGATaagaattttcattttatcaaACAGATGCACGTGACATCCACACTTCCTGACCAAACACCAGTTCAAAGTGCACAGCTCCTGCAGTCTGTGTGGTCAGCGTAGAACCTGACTGATCGGAACGGGTCTCCCCTTAGCCCGAtctctgaaaaaaaatcactaaaataAAACGTTTTATCATCACTTATGTAGTTTTATAAGAATTTGCATGTTGTTAGTCATTTAAAGGATTTATGTGTAGACTGTAGTTCCAGTATCATTTTCAGCAATTAAATTTGctcatattaataataattagataCACCAAATAAATACATGGTCATTCTTCTTTATTGTGCGTTAAGGTGTCCGTAGAGATGTAGTTGCCTTCAGAGTTTTTAAAGCCGCCTTCTCCCCCGAAATATGCAGCAAGATTAAATCGTTAGTTTTGTTCCTATCGCAAGGTTGACATGTAATGCTTAAATGAGTCCTTTGGCCTATCAACAGCATATATGGCACTGGGTGTGTGTTAAGGGTGGTGAGCCGTGGTCTGGATCTGTGTGTGGGGTAGATATGAGCCATAACCCCTGACACATGAGGAGTTGAGTCCTCCCACGTCCACTATGCAGTGAACCAAGGTCAGTGGAAATGGCACAATTACAGAAGTGCATGATGTTATTTGTCAAAACGTCTGTCACAAGCTCTGCCTTCGCACCTGGTTAGACTACAGGTCCTCTGTGGTATTCTGACCACCTCCGGCTGTGTGGCAGTAAATGTCACGTCACCACATCCCTGCAGTTAATTTGgctgaatggggaaaaaaatccatttgcCTGATGTTTGTAACATGCTCTCACTTTTGGGGGAGATCTGAGACTAAACAAGACATGACGCCATCCACTCTCCAGCGAGTTACGTGCATTTTACGGGTTGTAGATTTCTAAGTAAAAGCCTTTGTAGTGCAGCTGCTAAGCACAGGTCGTGTTTGTACAGTAAATACAGTGAAATGTTGTGAATAGAAATTAGCATACTTTTAGAAGAGTTATGTAAAAGAATTAAGACACTATGGTTTACGTGactgtttctgtactgtgttCTGGGTGGTCTTATTTTCCTATTTCATAGTGAACTCTGATGTGCTATAAGACATtaattaaaagcacattttaaatccATTGTTATAGTCACAGCTGTAAAGGCATTTTAGTAACGCAGCCGCCCACACGCACCAGTCACAAATGCTTAGCACCATGGCCAGATGAAATCCGGGTCTAcagttacacacagcacaggtagATGTGTCTTGTATCTGTCTGCATGCAGCAAAGCCTGACATCAACTTAGATGAACTCACTGATGCACTATTTTGCAAACAAAGGATGGTCAgtcttattttttcttttgactGTTATATACATGAAAAGACATTACAATGCCATGGTTcacttttcttttacttttctgATTTcatcttctttcatttttatgttgcCAGTGTGTTTTACAGTCATGCTGATAAAAAAGCCTTATTGCTGTccctgtttttatttgtattttagtaTTGGTGGACTGATATGTCCAGTGCTGTCTTCACACACCTGGGCTTACCTGTACGTACTGCACAGCTCAATACGCACCTGCAGCTCGTAAAATAAAAGCCATGGGTGTTgttggtgggggtttttttgtttgttttttttttacagttgttcagtaaataattgtaattactGCCAAATCAAGAATTGCAGTGACACGTGTATTAGAGAAACATCTAGTTTTCAGAATACATGCAGTCTAACAGAGATCATCTATTAACATGAAAACTTAACCTGCtaacagcaacagcagctccTCCAATATGTGGTTTTAATAGTATTTCACATAACTGACAGGGTTTGGGTACTTCCCCTTAGCCACaagcataaacaaaaaaagatcaaaacatCACTACAATGTACTAACGcgataaaatatattttattcttatcAGAATAGCACATTATCCTAAATAAGGTATAAGGTTCAAATTATCCTTAACTAAGATTTGGTCCCGATGCAGAAACGACCTGTTTCTTATGTATttgtcacgatacggccccttCTGCCTagacatctccctgtgtgtgtgtgtgtgtgtttgtgtgtgtgtgtgtgtgtgtgtgtgtgtgtgtgtgtgtgtgtgtgtgtgtgtgtgtgtgcgcgcgcgtgcgcgcgccacgcccccccatgtgtcacacctgtttgtaattatgttCCTCATTTACGTATATATAAAAACCCCTTTTgttctgttgtcggtgtttgaccatATGTCTAGGTGTTGTGTCTCAATAAACGTGTCATTCTGTTTTAcgtgactcgtccccgcatcctgcttagcctcaacgttacagtatttttgcatgttgaaTCCAAAGTTCAGAATTTCACCATCACCcctagtttttgttgttgttttttgagtgtgttcatatgttATGGTGTACAGTATAGAAAAGAGGAACCAAagaaagtggagcccctctcTATTcccagactactgctggacactgaagagggacgTTCCTGAGACCAAATATAGGCTAAAATCAAACACCTCTCCACCTTAGAAGTAAGTCTGAACATTTggtaagtgtaataacagccttatttttaaatatgtatattgttattgtaaaacTGAATTGGTCTGACACTTAAAATGCCCgacagttttaaaaacatttgaattcagtATAAAAACTACTATAAGGCCCACTTATTGTTCTTTGTGAGatagaaaaaaagttttatttgtagAGTGTCGTTCGGATATCACTGAGCAATTATGAAAATTTCTCACATTTCTGACAGCGTTTTTAAATGCACCAAATATAGACACGGTCATTGTTCTTTACCATGCTTTAAATATGTCTACAGAACTGTAGTCCTCTTTCAAGCGTTTTAACGCTGCCCTCTCCATCAAATATagcagatgtttaaatcattcaTCTCACCTCCATGATGTGACAGACCATCCTATTCATTTTGTCCCCATTACAAGGTTTCAACACGTAATGCTTAAATGAGTCCTTTGGCCTATCAACAGCATATATTATGTGTGCATTAAGGGTGGGGAGCCGtggtgtggatctgtgtgtggggTAGATATGAGCCAGTCGTCCTCGTAGGGAAGAACCGATCCTGCCTTTCATTCTCGGCAGGGTCGGAGTGGCCCACAGACGCACGAGGAGTCCTCTCAATGTCAAGTTTAAAGTTCTTTggtcaaataaaaaacatcagaGTACATTAATGGCAGTGAAAAGCTTGGCTCCAAGCTCCTGAATGGTATGTGAACATGAGGTGCAAAATATCATTAACGTGTCACTATAGGCAACCAAACATCTGAAGTAATCCATGTATATCGTGTGTTCTGGGGAACATTTAGTCTGTGATTACTGCACTGAGAATTCAAACTATCTgtggcaaaaagaaaaacctcTCAAAAACTCTGTATTTACTCTCAGGCCGTGATGGTGTTTAAGACTATTTACTCTCAGGCCGTGATGATGTTTTCCGGAGGACATCACACAGTCTAGtagttcttttgttttgttggtgtcTTGACACCACCGTGTTAAACATTATACCTCCTCCGAGTAGGCCTGCTCATCACTGGTGGTGATGAACTCCATCAAAGCAGCTCACCACCGCGAAATGTGACTACGCTtctggtgctgtgtgtgagaaggcAGTTATGCATATTGAAAGAGTAGAAACATGCAAAGTAACAAATGTAAGGGTGTTGcattttttagaaaaaaataaatcatcatAAATAACTGCAGGGTCCTGGCAGGAGAATGACACCAAAGGGATGTGCGAGATTCGCATGCACGGTTTCAGAAAAATATGCGAAAGGGTTGaaaattaagtatttttaaaaagagtgaaATGTGCATGAAATGATGTAGAATTGtgaccaagcacacacaccgaTCAACCACCACTGACAGGTCAACTGAATAACATTGTAACTGAACAACACTGACAAGCACTGACTACCACGCGGCTGGCGGTTATTCTGAGTTATTCTCAGTTTGGACTGACTTGCTTTGAGGCTTCCCAGATGCTCATTTCCTGTCATCAATGGGAACTCGCCAAGTCTTGCAACTCTTGCAACTATTGATGCAAATGACCGTAGAGACCTGAACACAATTTTCCCAAAGTGTATTTTCAATTTTGCTTATGCATGGCCTTCACGTATACAGCCCCACATCTAAATTGTTAATTAAAATGCTGTCATGATGGCTTTGCAGTACTTAAATGTACAGTATTCGGAAAAATACACCTTTATAAGGGGGATTAACCTTTCCTTCGTTCACTAATGAGTTATTTTATTTCGACTGAAAATattcttgtttgtttacatatttcagTAATGCCGTTGttctgtgtaatgtgtaaccATTTGATAATGATTAACAACAGACTCATATTCTAATGATTTACTTTCCCCGCCTTTGTTAAAACGTCCCAAATGTATAACGCAAAGGTACATTGAAAAactccaaacttcactgttctGCGTTGCTGAGCTTACATCAACGATCTCGGTACTAAACGAATTCAAAGTAACCAAAAACCTCCTATTATTTAAGAAAAAGTGGGTGAAGAGTATGCGCAGGTAGTTTAACGAGACCGTAAAAATCTGCCTCGCCCTGGCTCACATTACGTAGTTCATCAAATATTTGCGATACTAAAACGACCCTTATTAATTTTAAAGCCTCTTGAAAACTTCAACTTTACCTTCAGTTTCAGAACCAGACGTTCGACTAAAATAAAACTGACCGAATTATCCAAGACTTTTATTTAGACATGTTGGCGGCGGGGGTACAATTCCGCGTAACCGGAAAACTGAATATTAgcgctaaaaaaaaaaaaaaattaaaaatcagtcGGCAAGACCGGTGTGGAAGCAAAAGCGAAGCGTTTTAGTCCTTCGGTCGCAGCTGCGCTTTCCTACGACTCCCGACACACGTTTCCTCCAAAAGTGCTTCTGCTCGTTCCGCTCGCGATCAAGTTCTCAAAGACGAGTGCACGCGGCGAACCGCGAAGGCGGCGCGAGACGCCCACGTATTTACAGACGCAGACGAACTGAATGCAGACGTCACCGTAGATTTATTAAGCCTTTGATCATGTTTCTCATCATGATGCTGTGATACAAAAATTAGATTCaaaactaattaaatattttgtaaaatatttacgTGCATGGAATGCGTGTGCGTGCTGTGAATGAGTAACTAACTTCGGTGTCTAAGGGTAGCACTATAATTACTGAGTTTTCTTTAACTTTTGCCCTTTGTTCGAAATTGTTCACAGATGgtttcaaacacaaaaacacacttcttTATTCTTGTTAGAATACCTGTTGATGGTTTCTTGTCCCTGGACAGGAGGCACCACGGTGAAGGAACTGCTTGTGGACGCGGACTGCGGGGTTGACGACGCACAAACCGCTATGATGGCGCTGGCCGTGCCAAACATGCAGATCCTTGGCATCGCCCGTGTTCATGGAAACACCACCGTAGAGAACGTCTGCAAGACGTCCTATGCGTGCTGCATGCTTGTGGCCACCTGGAGGTAGGGAACACCTCCGTGACCAACCAGAATCCCAGGCTTGGTTCACGGTCTCTGGCTGACATCGGTGGGTTTacatcaatttttaaaatagattccTGTGTTCACAGGGGCATCGAAAGCACTCTTGGGGAACGCGATTAACGCCGAACACTTCCATGGGCAAGACGGGCTTGGTGACGCTCCAGACACGAATGCTAGATCGAGGCAACACTATAATATGCGGTGAGTTCAATTTCGCAGTTGATCCTGAGGAAGCTTACATAGTACTGAACGACTACCTCTGCCCCACCTACATTACCAGCTGGGAGTTCACGTGTCGCAGGAAATTCCCCTGGGTAAAGTGCACCTTTTCTTATCCTGAACAGATACATCTCTATTGTGTAGTTTGGAGTTTACACCTGGAGTGAAGCGATCGCATTCTTGAgatcaataaacaataaaaacatttctctgcAGTGCTGGTACTTTCCAAGACTGGTGCTGTGGAGTTTGGATTCATCAGAATAGCGTAGGGGTGTTGGGCACCTCTGACCGAATGCCGGATGTATATTGTACCTACGAACCTGTTTACGCTGATCTTACAGGCGTTCTGTGATGACTGGCTGGCTCAGGGTATGCACAAAGCCGGGTTCATGAAACTAAATCTTCCAGGACAGCATCGACGCCTGCTATGGCGAGAGGGTAGAAAAGGAATAGGCGGCAGGACAAGGGTTAATTTCCTGTGATTCGTGTGCTATGGCAGCAGCCATTGATGATACGTTTATCACCGAGAGTGATCGCAAAGCGGCAGCCGTGGGGCTCTCGGGCACGTACTCCCGGGGAATGATGATCGAAGATCACCTTGAGATTCTCAAGAAGACGCAAAGCTTACATTATGCAAAAAGTGGACTTGGAGAAGTTTAAGAAGCTAATAATGGAATGCTTTGAAGTAATTAGAGGAATATGCACAATACATGTCCCTCACACCCTTTTGGTggcctttttcatttttttgtcaaTGTTCCCTGGACGGTGCTGTTTCTGAGGTTGATGTCCTTCCTGGGATCTGTCGGAAGGACTCCCATCTTAGGAGTCAGCGCTCCATGTATTtgtcaccactgggacaaccttggtgttgaCCTTCCTCATTCTGTCTAGATCTTTCAGTACCTGGTAtccaacttctcatattccttaCTTTGTATGCTTCTATCACTCAGGTCTCCAACCAGAGATCACAGATGAAGAAAACAGTTATAATAAATGTGGGAGTCCTGAGTGATGGAAACaatcaaagaaagaaatgaagttGGATACCAGGTATGTCCTATTTCTCTAGAAACCTTGTGAACTTACTACAACTTTTAAAATCTCTACatttcttactacagtacactactgCATTTACGCACCTGGAATCATCTTTGGAGATATATCTCATCTGACACacttacaaaaatgtatttaatgtttactaaaaatatataatttgataCATTGTAATATgggcaattaaaaataaatatactattGAGTCAGAAGTAACCAGATATGATGAAAAACAGTTACTTGCAGAGCAAataattttgatttttaatttctaaGCCACATAGCTACACACCTGCAAAAAGCATTTGATGGCATATTAAGCATAAAAATGAGACTcgtaaaaatgcaaaaaaaacaaaaacaaaaaaaccaacaaaaaatgGAAAGCTATTTTTGCAGAGCGTCAGTTCTAGGTGTGACTGCAAGTTTGGTAGTCACTGGAGCCCTGTCACATCAAAAATACTTGGTGTGATTGGTTCAAATCCATTTGCAATTTCTTCTGTTCCTCAAACACGTGTGGGGAAGTGTCATCAGTAGCCTTTTCTGCCTCTGAATCGGGATCGTGTGTCCAGctacaataaaacaacaaaacaaaacagtataaCCAACTTAATGCAAAAGACACGCCACAATTCCATGACTGTTTATAATTATTAGTTTCATTACTTGATCCAGTATAATTTGTCAAATTTGCCAATCATAATCCAGACCCACATGAAGAGCAACTACACTTACTGGatactttattaggaacacccaTTTCATACATTTAGAACATATGTGTCAAATGTACAAATGCCTTTACTGCAATTTCTCAAGtaccaaacaaaaatacattatacactCAAGGCGAAGATTTGAAAGGGGAAAACAATTTGGGACTTGGTCTTTAAAAACTTACATATAGCCTCTTGATAGTATTAGTGCTTTCTTTTAGGAATGCTGTCAGGTTGTGCATTTTCTCTGCCAGCTATTATGTTACTGCAGGAAACTTCACCAAGGATTCTGACACAAACCATTCGGCTGTACACTGATGGACCCCTGGCAAGCGAAGCTTCCCGCGACGGCTTAGTAAGCCAGAAATATAAAATGCACTAATTATACATGTGACCCAAAAGTGGTTACAGTAGTCCATTCCTCGCCGGCGAGTTTCTGACCAAAGCATGCTGCCTGCGTGCCTCAACACAGACGTGCTCATCTGACACACTTACAAAAAGGAATTTCACGTTCACTAAAAATATATCATTTGATACCTATACGCGCGCGCGGCAGCCCTGCAGGGTGGTGCAGATTGACGCTGCGCGCGGCAGCTGCGGTCTACGGCGCGCTTCTCATCGACAAGCGTTTTCAACGCCTTAAATAGTAACGCGCAGCAGCAGACTACTGACCATTGACCTCTTGCACTCAAAGAAGGCGACCTGCAGGGCTTTGCAGTGCCCCTCTCTCAGACACGCGCTGGGCGTCCTGCCATCCTGCGAACAGAAGAGCGGCACGCGTCCTCAGCAGCGGCGCAGGCGGAACAGTTTCCTCTTAAAGGACGTCTTAGAGCAGGGTGGGGTGTTATTCATGAGCAAACGCTTACAGATCGGGGCGGAAGGCAAAAGGCCGACAGTTAGTTGGCTTAgcgtaaataaataaaggtgacAGTTGCTTACCGTGCATTAATACATACGcgtcatttattatttattaagagACGCAACGACAAGTTTGTCGGTTTTCGGGTGAACTCTGAAAACCATGCATCAACTAGCATACCTTGACCACGCAGTCGTGCTGGAGGAGGCAGGTTTTGAAATCTTCTCTAACGCCAGAGCAGGCGCGACCATCTTCCACTTTATCTTCGTAGTATTTGGGCATCGTGTTTAATTGAGCTGCACTAATTTCAGGAGCTTTAACGCGAGCAACTACGTGACAGAAATGACTGTTGTGACCGCTGCCATATTTTCTGAGCAATGCCTTATGGGCTTGCGGAAACAATGACGAAATGCACTCTGGGAGTTGTAGTACAACCACGCCAGTCTATAGTTCGCTAGAGGCACCTGCGAAAGTAGAAACACGAGAGGAGCTAAACGGCTAAAAAAGAAACGTTAAAGGTTTCTTATCGCTTGGCAGAATTGTACTTTAATTTCACAGAAGTAGGTTGTGCTCTCTAGCACAACTGGAtaaataatctgttttaaaacGCCCCAATCCGTATTCTAGTACGGTCGCTTAAATTAACGGCATGTCATTTCAATGTTTCtattaaatgttcatttctGTCTGACGACACTAAATGTTGGTCGGGAACTACCGCTTAATTGTGACTAAGTGAAATCAACGCGACTTGTATTATTATATCTAACCACCAGATGGCTCCAACGGACCGTAGTTTACAGTCCGGAGCGTCTTGTACCTATACGCTTTGGAACAGTTCAAAtcaatgaatttaaaaaataacaattaataaataaattacgtGAGAATTTAGTTGCGCATTGTCCAACACTTAGGCTTAAAAATGTGCCTTAAAAGTTAGTTTTTCGTGATCAAAACAAAGAATGATTAATGTAGAGGCATACAAATTGAAAAAACATGAATTGTCAACTTTATTACCGTGTTGGTCGTTCAAAACAATGTCAGTTGGAAATCGGTGCACAAATAAAGTTACAGGAAAGGCCTGGACACAGCCCAGGGGGGAGCGGATATCTGTTTCATCAAACCATTATTGAAAGGGAAGGGAActatgaaatgcaaatgtggCAGAAGATCCTAGATTCAGTCTGCAAACAGGTAAATCCTTGTCCaatacagctttaaaaaaaatgctgccATATAATACAATATTGTGGGAATTAGGGAAGATGAAATATTAGGAAATGTAAACTGAGAAAACCAGACTAAATTCATACTAGTGTCGTCTTCTCCAGTTCAAAATGCAACCAACATATCAGCGGTGACACCGTACATTTTGTGAATAAACCATCCCTGCTACCCGTTTAGGAATCTGAATTTATGTCTGGCTTAAAAGCCAGGAAAGACCAATGTTTAAAAACTGGTAAACA
Coding sequences:
- the LOC113591091 gene encoding cytochrome c oxidase assembly factor 5, whose translation is MPKYYEDKVEDGRACSGVREDFKTCLLQHDCVVKDGRTPSACLREGHCKALQVAFFECKRSMLDTRSRFRGRKGY
- the si:dkey-4e7.3 gene encoding LOW QUALITY PROTEIN: pyrimidine-specific ribonucleoside hydrolase RihA (The sequence of the model RefSeq protein was modified relative to this genomic sequence to represent the inferred CDS: inserted 5 bases in 3 codons; deleted 1 base in 1 codon; substituted 1 base at 1 genomic stop codon), encoding MVSCPWTGGTTVKELLVDADCGVDDAQTAMMALAVPNMQILGIARVHGNTTVENVCKXVLCVLHACGHLEIPVFTGASKALLGNAINAEHFHGQDGLGDAPDTNAXDRGNTIICGEFNFAVDPEEAYIVLNDYLCPTYITSWEFTCRRKFPWAFCDDWLAQGMHKAGFMKLIFQDSIDACYGERVEKEXAAGQGLISCDSCAMAAAIDDTFITESDRKAAAVGLSGTYSRGMMIEDHLEILKKTXKAYIMQKVDLEKFKKLIMECFEVIRGICTIHVPHTLLVAFFIFLSMF